From a region of the Cyprinus carpio isolate SPL01 chromosome A18, ASM1834038v1, whole genome shotgun sequence genome:
- the LOC109109502 gene encoding lipase maturation factor 2-like, whose product MGEIRLPRHVFLWCLSAIYMFAFASLYVQIPGLYGNEGVLPARWQLRVSGKSVVEQLKDSPTLLWFGPRLGLDTQQCMELLSLTGALLSLMTLALPVLRDCRVFLVLWILYLSLYQVGQVFLYFQWDNLLLETGFLAILIAPMKMPWSTKERLHDNVTFWLARWLLFRLMFASGVVKLTSRCPTWWGLTALTYHYETQCIPTPLAWFAHQLPVWFQKLSVVGTFVIEIAVPFMFFSPIRRHRLVAFYVQVLIQVFIILSGNYNFFNILTITLCMSLLDDQHVNFWLRRYMPKTESTSLQTLCSWLAVVLEIGTYAVLGYWSVRYFDLQVDWENKSISSRTAFTYFEFNGFLKTVTVPSIWIGVLSLTWEVISAMFKCACVRGVLWRLWNTIQWAVMAAATVSMFAISLVPYTYIEYDAHSNLWPGIRTAFEVTDRYQLVSSYGLFRRMTGVGGRPEVVIEGSMDRNTWTEIEFMYKPGNVSAAPPVVAPHQPRLDWQMWFAALGPHTQSPWFSSLLHRLLQGKRDVIRLIQTDESQYPFSKQPPAYLRAHRYKYWFTKPKEDGSYPQRWWRRVYVEEFYPMVHLGDSYLEQMLDQHGLKDKAPPRRSSNAWLPQLLRHVGKHAREMPTPLLLWTLFSSAATVCLLNSLRSRARHHQHESLQNKHADKQETGWNVAEEEAKKHEEEDAKDDAEEDGKEQEEDATSEEEQEGEIEEEVNTEETDVDSLRKRK is encoded by the exons TATGTTTGCCTTCGCGTCTCTTTACGTACAGATCCCAG GGCTGTATGGGAACGAGGGTGTGCTGCCGGCGCGGTGGCAGCTGCGGGTGTCTGGGAAGAGTGTTGTGGAGCAGCTGAAGGATTCTCCCACCCTGCTGTGGTTCGGTCCGCGTCTGGGTTTGGACACGCAGCAGTGCATGGAGCTGCTGAGTCTGACCGGAGCCCTGCTCAGTTTAATGACTCTGGCTCTGCCGGTGCTCAGAGACTGCAGAGTCTTCTTGGTGCTCTGGATACTCTATCTGTCCCTCTACCAG GTGGGCCAGGTCTTCTTATACTTTCAGTG GGATAACCTCTTGCTGGAGACGGGCTTCTTGGCCATTCTCATCGCTCCCATGAAAATGCCCTGGTCTACAAAGGAGCGTCTCCATGACAACGTGACTTTCTGGCTGGCGCGCTGGCTGTTGTTTCGGCTGATGTTTGCATCAGGTGTCGTCAAACTGACCAGCCGCTGTCCCACCTGGTGGGGCCTGACCG CTTTGACCTATCACTATGAGACCCAGTGTATACCGACCCCGCTGGCCTGGTTTGCTCATCAGCTGCCGGTGTGGTTCCAGAAACTCAGTGTGGTGGGAACGTTTGTGATCGAGATCGCCGTTCCCTTCATGTTCTTCAGCCCCATACGAAGACACAGACTTGTCGCCTTCTACGTGCAg GTTCTGATACAGGTGTTCATCATCCTGTCTGGGAATTATAACTTCTTTAATATTCTCACCATCACCCTGTGCATGTCGCTGCTGGATGACCAACATGTGAACTTCTGGCTCCGGAGATACATGCCAAAGACTGAGAGCA CATCATTGCAGACTCTGTGCTCTTGGTTGGCTGTGGTGTTAGAGATCGGCACATACGCTGTGCTTGGCTACTGGAGCGTCAGATACTTTGACCTGCAGGTGGACTGGGAAAATAAGAGCATCTCCTCCAGAACAG CATTTACGTATTTTGAGTTCAACGGCTTTCTGAAGACGGTCACGGTGCCCAGTATCTGGATTGGCGTGCTGTCTCTCACATGGGAGGTCATTTCGGCCATGTTTAA gtgtgcgtgtgtgagaggaGTGTTGTGGCGTCTCTGGAACACAATCCAGTGGGCGGTCATGGCTGCGGCTACAGTCTCCATGTTTGCCATCAGTCTA GTTCCATACACCTACATTGAGTACGATGCACACAGTAACCTCTGGCCTGGGATCCGGACAGCGTTTGAGGTGACCGACCGTTACCAGCTGGTCAGCTCATATGGATTATTCCGGAGAATGACCGGGGTTGGAGGCCGTCCAGAAGTGGTCATTGAAGGCAGTATGGATCGCAACACATGGACG GAGATCGAGTTCATGTATAAGCCGGGGAACGTGAGTGCAGCGCCTCCTGTGGTGGCTCCGCACCAGCCCAGGCTGGACTGGCAGATGTGGTTTGCTGCTTTGGGGCCGCACACACAGAGCCCCTGGTTCAGCAGCCTCCTACACAGACTCCTGCAGGGCAAACGAGACG tgaTCAGACTCATTCAGACAGATGAGTCTCAGTATCCGTTCAGCAAACAGCCCCCTGCATACCTCCGAGCTCACCGCTACAAATACTGGTTTACCAAGCCCAAAGAGGACGG gtcaTATCCTCAGCGATGGTGGAGACGGGTGTACGTGGAAGAGTTCTATCCCATGGTGCACCTCGGTGACTCTTACCTTGAACAGATGCTGGATCAGCATGGGTTAAAG GATAAAGCTCCTCCGAGGCGCAGCTCCAATGCTTGGCTGCCGCAGTTATTGCGTCATGTTGGGAAGCATGCTCGTGAGATGCCGACTCCTCTTCTGCTCTGGACTCTCTTCAGCTCGGCAGCGACCGTGTGTCTCCTCAACTCTCTGCGATCACGTGCACGTCATCACCAGCACGAATCGCTCCAGAACAAACATGCAGATAAACAGGAAACAGGATGGAATGTGGCGGAAGAGGAGGCAAAAAAACATGAGGAGGAGGATGCGAAAGATGATGCAGAGGAAGATGGAAAAGAGCAGGAAGAAGATGCAACGAGTGAGGAAGAACAGGAAGGAGAAATTGAAGAGGAAGTGAACACAGAGGAAACGGACGTGGACAGCCTCAGGAAAAGGAAGTGA